From the genome of Colletotrichum destructivum chromosome 10, complete sequence, one region includes:
- a CDS encoding Putative Thioredoxin domain, peroxiredoxin-5, translating to MSGLKVGEQFPENVAFQYIPYQEETADFKVCGIPIKYDTTKEFKDKKVVIVSIPGAFTPTCSASHLPGYIEHKDELKAKGVDQVIFLAYNDPFVMSGWGKANNIKDDFIVFASDPNAAFSTSIGWNHGERTARYAIVVDHGKVVYAEKETELQGLEVSGAEPVLKAL from the exons ATGTCTGGTCTCAAGGTCGGCGAGCAGTTCCCCGAGAACGTTGCTTTCCAGTACATCCCCTACCAGGAGGAGACAGCCGACTTCAAGGTCTGCGGTATCCCCATTAAGTACGACACCACCAAGG AgttcaaggacaagaaggtcGTTATCGTCTCCATCCCCGGCGCCTTCACTCCCACCTGCTCTGCGTCCCACCTGCCCGGCTACATTGAGCACAAGgacgagctcaaggccaagggcgtcgaccaggtcatcttcctcgcctaCAACGACCCCTTCGTCATGTCCGGCTGGGGCAAGGccaacaacatcaaggacgacTTCATT GTCTTCGCCTCCGACCCCAACGCTGCCTTCTCCACCTCCATCGGCTGGAACCATGGCGAGCGCACCGCCCGCtacgccatcgtcgtcgaccacGGCAAGGTTGTCtacgccgagaaggagaccgagctccagggcctcgaggtcTCTGGCGCCGAGCCCGTCCTCAAGGCTCTTTAA